A genome region from Natronosalvus rutilus includes the following:
- a CDS encoding Ig-like domain-containing protein — MSSSGFGDRARTVGIVVCVVMLIATSATAAIAGADGGVESTPSLASQANESGANDTNTTRHQNPDEYSEEGDLEGVERWLSGWLTDQLGGGAIQLSQGEYDRASQYVDEEYRDRLDQYVDVAGETEGESQEETFEDAQEEQRRTTETAHEYEETYEEYEGARATGDDERARELARELETLAEELNDSSTALRDHYEAIETETGADLSEPDTAIEEVNRDVQETQAEIREAEFVETELSIEATGPTTISFLEPLEARGQLQTVDGEAIANEPVRLEIGAQTLVTETDATGAFTVTYRPAGINASTTDLAVGYRPANESGYLGSQTDVPVSIEPVEPTLSDLEATDQARFDDQIQLTGAATVEDVPVNGLPLAVTLDGQRVGEVRVSEGQFNGTVTVPLSVPAGDQELRVAWPHEDRALAPANATTTVTITETDSALSMDAEPVAGDLQVTGRLTTADGDGVANQSVALTLDGDAVETVRTNADGRFEGELTPSADAESVTVGATYDDPGTSLAGAQAETTVTLATQEGSGLPTWLVAASGLGGVVALVLVGWWYRRAQPASTPAPDPEPPAEAESEDTGSTRALVRTQLAQAADQLANGQPDAAVERAYTAARHELASGLAAAGALTHWEFYHRYHERANEATRDRLRAITEGYERAAFDPTGLTESEAATVLERVREVCGLEAGASESKLRSEPEASDD; from the coding sequence GTGAGTTCCTCCGGGTTCGGCGACCGCGCGCGAACGGTTGGCATCGTCGTGTGTGTGGTCATGCTTATCGCCACGAGTGCCACCGCGGCCATTGCTGGGGCCGATGGAGGCGTCGAGTCGACGCCCTCGCTCGCGAGCCAAGCCAACGAATCCGGAGCCAACGACACCAACACCACGCGCCACCAGAATCCCGACGAGTACAGCGAAGAGGGCGACCTCGAGGGGGTCGAGCGGTGGCTATCGGGCTGGCTCACTGACCAGTTAGGCGGGGGTGCGATCCAGTTGAGCCAGGGTGAGTACGACCGTGCCAGCCAGTACGTCGACGAGGAGTACCGCGACCGCCTCGACCAGTACGTCGACGTCGCCGGCGAGACCGAGGGTGAAAGTCAGGAAGAGACCTTCGAGGACGCCCAGGAAGAACAGCGACGGACGACCGAGACCGCCCACGAGTACGAGGAGACCTACGAGGAGTACGAGGGAGCACGCGCAACCGGTGACGACGAGCGCGCCCGCGAGCTAGCCCGCGAACTCGAGACCCTCGCCGAGGAGCTCAACGACTCGAGTACGGCCCTGCGCGATCACTACGAGGCGATCGAAACCGAGACTGGGGCGGATCTGTCCGAGCCGGATACCGCGATCGAAGAGGTGAATCGAGATGTCCAAGAAACCCAAGCCGAGATTCGCGAGGCGGAATTCGTCGAAACCGAGTTGTCGATTGAGGCCACCGGACCCACCACCATCTCGTTTCTCGAGCCCCTCGAGGCGCGTGGCCAGCTCCAGACCGTCGACGGGGAAGCGATCGCCAACGAACCCGTGCGTCTCGAGATCGGTGCCCAGACCCTCGTGACCGAGACGGACGCCACGGGGGCGTTCACGGTCACGTATCGCCCGGCTGGGATCAACGCCTCGACGACCGATCTCGCGGTTGGCTACCGCCCGGCGAACGAGTCAGGGTATCTCGGCAGCCAGACGGACGTCCCCGTCTCCATCGAGCCGGTCGAGCCGACGCTTTCCGACCTGGAGGCCACTGATCAAGCCCGCTTCGATGATCAGATTCAGCTGACGGGAGCGGCCACCGTCGAGGACGTGCCCGTCAACGGGCTCCCACTAGCGGTGACGCTCGATGGCCAGCGCGTCGGTGAAGTACGCGTCTCGGAGGGCCAGTTCAACGGTACCGTCACCGTCCCGCTCTCGGTTCCCGCGGGTGACCAGGAGCTCCGCGTTGCCTGGCCCCACGAGGATCGTGCGCTGGCACCCGCGAACGCGACGACGACGGTAACGATCACCGAGACCGACAGCGCACTCTCGATGGACGCCGAACCCGTAGCCGGAGACCTCCAAGTTACCGGTCGACTCACGACCGCCGACGGCGATGGGGTCGCCAATCAGTCGGTGGCACTCACGCTCGATGGTGACGCCGTCGAAACAGTGAGGACCAACGCCGACGGCCGCTTCGAGGGGGAGCTTACGCCGTCGGCGGACGCAGAGTCGGTGACCGTGGGGGCCACGTACGACGACCCCGGGACGAGTCTCGCTGGCGCACAGGCCGAGACGACGGTCACGCTGGCCACCCAGGAGGGGAGTGGCCTGCCGACGTGGCTGGTAGCGGCGAGTGGACTCGGGGGTGTGGTTGCCCTGGTCCTGGTGGGCTGGTGGTACCGACGCGCTCAACCAGCGTCGACTCCCGCGCCCGATCCGGAACCGCCCGCCGAGGCGGAGTCCGAAGATACTGGGTCCACGCGAGCGCTCGTCCGAACCCAGCTCGCCCAGGCGGCCGACCAGCTCGCAAACGGCCAGCCTGACGCCGCCGTCGAGCGCGCCTACACGGCCGCTCGCCACGAGCTCGCCAGCGGCCTCGCCGCCGCCGGCGCGTTGACCCACTGGGAGTTTTACCACCGCTATCACGAGCGCGCTAACGAGGCCACGCGGGATCGGTTGCGGGCGATCACCGAAGGGTATGAACGCGCCGCGTTCGATCCGACGGGACTCACCGAGTCGGAGGCGGCGACCGTCCTCGAGCGCGTACGAGAGGTGTGTGGACTCGAAGCCGGGGCAAGCGAATCGAAGTTGCGTTCCGAGCCAGAGGCCAGTGACGACTGA
- a CDS encoding sensor histidine kinase codes for MELDSQIDDAIRAFLDASTETSVHQTLVNVTAEMVPVDLCTVATVEEGTLEVQVRSDDRPVDPDCRLSLNGTVLEPSIATGSAEFIDDIGFTRSAATHANTHGQGDVRALFVVPIANGGVLLGTASTPGVFDEADRTLVERLVSYADAALARLTREEEELVHHDRFEKFGTVITHDLRGPLGVAHGYTEYCQDTGDLDHLDTVLEALDRADQIITDLATLIQQGQAIGTSEDVSLASIVTDCWTMIETAEATLAIDGDLEFSGDRSQLRHLFENLFRNAVVHGDEAVQITVGAMADGFYVENTGLGIPPAHRDTLFDPGFTTAATGTGYGLAIVKQIVDAHGWTITVTDGHDGGARFEITGVQ; via the coding sequence ATGGAATTGGACTCACAGATCGATGACGCCATCCGGGCGTTTCTCGACGCATCCACTGAAACGAGCGTTCATCAGACGCTTGTGAACGTCACTGCAGAGATGGTCCCGGTCGATCTGTGTACCGTCGCGACCGTCGAAGAGGGCACGTTAGAGGTGCAGGTCCGATCGGATGATCGGCCTGTCGATCCGGACTGTCGCCTCTCGCTCAACGGGACCGTCCTCGAGCCCTCCATCGCGACTGGATCGGCCGAATTCATCGACGATATCGGCTTCACCCGATCAGCAGCGACACACGCGAACACCCACGGTCAGGGAGATGTCCGAGCGCTGTTCGTCGTCCCCATCGCGAACGGCGGGGTCTTGCTTGGAACGGCGAGCACACCGGGTGTGTTCGACGAAGCTGATCGTACGCTAGTTGAGCGCCTCGTCTCATACGCTGACGCCGCGCTTGCCCGTCTCACTCGCGAGGAGGAAGAACTCGTCCACCACGACCGATTTGAGAAATTCGGCACGGTCATCACCCACGACCTGCGGGGGCCACTCGGGGTCGCCCACGGCTATACGGAATACTGTCAGGACACCGGGGACCTTGACCACCTTGATACCGTGCTCGAAGCGCTCGATCGGGCTGATCAGATCATTACCGATCTGGCCACCCTCATCCAACAGGGCCAGGCGATCGGCACGTCAGAAGACGTGTCGCTGGCCTCGATTGTCACCGACTGCTGGACCATGATTGAGACGGCTGAGGCAACCCTCGCTATCGACGGCGATCTCGAGTTCTCTGGCGACCGGAGCCAACTCCGCCATCTGTTCGAGAACCTGTTTCGCAATGCGGTTGTCCACGGCGATGAAGCCGTCCAGATCACCGTCGGCGCGATGGCCGATGGGTTTTACGTCGAAAATACGGGTCTGGGTATCCCCCCAGCCCATCGGGACACGCTCTTTGATCCCGGCTTCACCACGGCCGCTACGGGCACTGGGTATGGATTGGCGATCGTCAAGCAAATCGTGGACGCGCATGGATGGACGATCACGGTCACGGACGGTCATGATGGTGGTGCCCGATTCGAGATTACCGGCGTACAGTGA
- a CDS encoding GAF domain-containing sensor histidine kinase: MTNTTDTFGPDEVRQYLYDVMRQNRPFREKAEQALVIGRDYLGVENGHLTRLDPETNHWEAIASTDPPDGTYPAGLTLDLQTTYCRRTIDNAAPIALHDAPAQGWADDPAFETHGLHCYHGTQVTVGDELFGTICFVSDAPRAEPFSEEKTMFTELLAQMLGHELERAQHEAALTDRERLIGVLNRVLRHNLRNDMTLLRGYAELLQEEGSPQQVDVAEMLLTTTDDLLALSEKARRLDTVVTNDLEYQRVEMGHFLQTIQAEIEAAVPGATISIEGDTDTYIRVAWSMETALREVIENAAKHAGDSPDVSISVRATDGKARLQVMDTGPGLPEQERTVLRDGAETPLEHGSGLGLWLVYWVVTSHGGTIETTVDETGTTVTISFPRTPAHTLPERLPSRKP, from the coding sequence ATGACCAATACTACAGATACATTCGGGCCCGACGAGGTTCGGCAATACCTCTACGACGTCATGCGCCAGAATCGCCCTTTTCGCGAGAAGGCTGAACAGGCTCTCGTGATCGGGCGGGACTATCTCGGTGTCGAGAACGGTCACCTGACGCGACTCGATCCCGAAACCAATCACTGGGAGGCCATCGCCAGCACGGACCCACCAGATGGGACGTATCCGGCCGGTCTTACACTCGATCTTCAGACCACCTACTGTCGGCGAACGATCGACAACGCGGCGCCGATCGCACTCCACGATGCGCCTGCTCAGGGATGGGCAGACGACCCCGCGTTTGAAACTCACGGGCTCCATTGTTATCATGGCACACAGGTTACCGTCGGTGACGAGCTGTTTGGCACGATCTGTTTCGTCAGTGACGCACCGCGAGCCGAGCCGTTCTCCGAGGAGAAGACGATGTTCACCGAGTTGCTCGCACAGATGCTTGGTCACGAACTCGAACGGGCCCAGCATGAAGCAGCCCTCACCGACCGGGAACGCCTCATCGGCGTGTTGAATCGGGTCCTTCGGCACAACCTCCGCAATGATATGACGCTTCTCAGAGGATACGCAGAGCTGCTGCAGGAGGAAGGCTCACCCCAGCAGGTCGATGTCGCTGAGATGCTTCTGACGACCACTGATGACCTCCTCGCCTTGAGCGAGAAGGCTCGACGGCTGGACACCGTCGTGACGAACGATCTCGAGTATCAGCGGGTCGAAATGGGGCACTTCCTCCAGACGATTCAAGCGGAGATCGAAGCGGCGGTGCCTGGGGCAACCATCTCGATCGAGGGCGATACCGACACGTACATCCGCGTCGCCTGGAGTATGGAGACGGCCCTTCGAGAAGTCATCGAGAACGCAGCAAAACACGCAGGCGACAGCCCCGACGTCTCGATTTCCGTTAGAGCGACTGACGGGAAGGCCCGACTGCAGGTCATGGATACCGGTCCAGGATTGCCCGAACAGGAACGGACGGTACTTCGCGACGGCGCCGAGACGCCGCTAGAGCACGGAAGCGGGCTTGGGTTGTGGCTGGTCTACTGGGTCGTTACGAGCCATGGCGGCACTATCGAGACTACGGTCGACGAGACCGGAACGACCGTGACGATCTCGTTTCCGCGGACGCCTGCACACACCCTTCCAGAACGGCTTCCGTCCCGGAAGCCCTAA
- a CDS encoding DUF58 domain-containing protein, which produces MQPTRQAWGVGGLVVVLAGYAVLVAAPLALAGAVLIAAWLLARQAVFTHSLERTRRSLSVVQQPVQTSVRTGESTPVSLTAALEVPAELALTVRGGVPSAARVDEPLAVSLEPGAAAASTTATVEWPVAGHYRFEAPTLTATDGWFRETLSTGAGAAVTVDPPTPRTIHLGAGGDAVGLAYGEHLSERRGSGLEPVEIRQYAPGDTADHIDWKATARLGSPHVREYNVETDRRTLFVVDHRAPLGTGSRGETKLAYLREVALALAARSWRLGDPIGLVTVGDTGLTHRLDIAAASMTHRQLRRHLLTLEPTSRATRSQRSPGSTAGVRRQARTALGGDSSPFATQLRPFFAGRPQTGQAVSSPLARALRTMLTDASPAWVVLCTDDNSPTDLRDAVAFARDRGAFVTVLLAPTVLYEPGGLGDLEAAYERYLEFETLRRDLARMDRVTALEVGPEDRLTTVLEAGRRRREPAGGTP; this is translated from the coding sequence ATGCAGCCCACGCGCCAGGCCTGGGGCGTCGGCGGCCTCGTCGTCGTCCTGGCCGGGTATGCGGTCCTCGTCGCCGCCCCACTCGCCCTCGCCGGAGCGGTGCTGATCGCTGCGTGGCTTCTCGCCCGCCAGGCCGTCTTTACTCATAGTCTCGAGCGAACCAGGCGGAGCCTGTCGGTCGTCCAGCAGCCCGTCCAAACGAGCGTTCGGACCGGCGAGTCGACGCCGGTCTCCCTGACGGCGGCTCTCGAGGTTCCCGCAGAGCTCGCACTCACCGTTCGCGGTGGGGTGCCCTCGGCGGCGAGGGTCGACGAGCCACTGGCGGTGTCACTCGAACCGGGGGCCGCGGCGGCGTCGACGACGGCGACCGTCGAGTGGCCTGTCGCCGGCCACTATCGCTTCGAGGCGCCGACGCTCACCGCGACTGACGGCTGGTTTCGCGAGACGCTCTCGACCGGCGCGGGGGCCGCGGTCACCGTCGACCCACCGACGCCCCGGACGATCCACCTCGGGGCAGGCGGCGATGCGGTGGGATTGGCCTACGGGGAACACCTCTCGGAGCGCCGTGGGTCGGGCCTCGAGCCGGTGGAGATCCGCCAGTACGCCCCGGGCGACACCGCCGACCACATCGACTGGAAGGCAACGGCCCGATTGGGCAGCCCGCACGTCCGGGAGTACAACGTCGAGACCGATCGGCGAACGCTGTTCGTCGTCGATCACCGTGCCCCCCTCGGCACGGGCTCACGCGGCGAGACGAAACTCGCCTACCTTCGCGAGGTTGCGCTTGCGCTCGCCGCTCGGTCCTGGCGACTCGGCGATCCGATCGGGCTCGTCACCGTCGGCGACACGGGGCTCACTCACCGCCTCGATATTGCCGCGGCCTCGATGACACACCGACAGCTTCGCCGCCACCTCCTCACGCTCGAACCGACGTCGAGGGCGACCCGGAGCCAGCGATCGCCTGGCTCCACAGCCGGTGTTCGCCGCCAGGCTCGCACCGCCCTCGGAGGCGATTCGAGCCCGTTTGCGACGCAGTTACGCCCGTTTTTTGCGGGGCGCCCGCAGACCGGCCAGGCCGTGTCGTCGCCGCTGGCACGCGCGCTCCGGACGATGCTGACCGACGCCTCCCCCGCTTGGGTGGTCCTGTGTACCGACGATAACTCGCCGACGGATCTACGAGACGCCGTGGCGTTCGCTCGTGACCGTGGCGCGTTCGTGACGGTCTTGCTCGCCCCGACCGTGCTCTACGAGCCGGGTGGGTTAGGCGATCTCGAGGCCGCCTACGAGCGCTACCTCGAATTCGAAACCCTCCGCCGTGATCTGGCTCGTATGGATCGGGTGACCGCCCTCGAGGTCGGCCCCGAAGACCGGCTCACGACGGTGCTCGAGGCCGGTCGCCGCCGACGCGAACCAGCAGGAGGGACGCCATGA
- the ggt gene encoding gamma-glutamyltransferase: MSREHERREAEHRSETDAGVNRRRFLALTGTTAGALTVGTQPATATAQEVTDVAGFSCDHPHFTCGREVTAADGMVSTVDPIAGGVAARVLREGGNAIDAAIALQYTLNVTQPHGSGIGGGGFMVVYDAESDSVEAINSRERASQGATPEMFLDDDGNELPFGEAIQTGEAMGVPGTLKGLETARERYGSRSRQRLIEPAIKLARDGFTVDWFLAEQIAANTEKFNEAALETFSDESGALYTTGDTMTNSDLAETFERIKRDGAEAFYEGAIGEDLAAEIQRHAREPERAVDEADLAQYDVTIDEPIRTKWYDVELVGQPLPSSGPTVVSMILKLLEFLEIDTYERRSPEMYHLLAEAIIVAWGDRMEHMGDPEFVDVPIDSLLSDAYLQERADLIELGQSVLTEGCFGGGEPHRISTDGQTTHFSVVDRWGNAVSYTSTIEQFMGSGKMVPGRGFMINNELTDFDRTPGGPNEPEPWKRPMSSMSPMMVLRDGVPEFTAGSPGGWRIITSTMQAILFRYVYGLEPLAAITEPSIYTHYCGGISWDAGVPEEARQTTAEWGQEWDATPSTLGNVQVIDIGTDALTGAADPNRDGQAVGLERAGGPGRH; encoded by the coding sequence ATGTCGAGAGAGCATGAGCGACGCGAGGCGGAGCACCGTAGCGAAACCGACGCCGGGGTCAACCGCCGGCGATTCCTTGCGCTCACGGGGACGACCGCAGGTGCGCTCACCGTCGGCACCCAGCCGGCGACCGCCACCGCACAAGAGGTCACCGACGTCGCCGGGTTTAGCTGCGATCACCCCCATTTCACCTGTGGTCGTGAGGTCACCGCCGCCGACGGGATGGTCTCGACGGTCGATCCGATCGCCGGCGGCGTCGCCGCCCGCGTCCTTCGGGAAGGCGGGAACGCGATCGACGCGGCGATCGCCCTCCAGTACACGCTGAACGTCACCCAACCGCACGGGTCGGGCATCGGCGGCGGTGGATTCATGGTCGTCTACGATGCCGAGTCGGATTCAGTCGAGGCCATCAATAGCCGCGAGCGCGCTTCCCAGGGGGCGACCCCCGAAATGTTCCTCGACGACGACGGGAACGAACTTCCCTTCGGGGAGGCGATCCAGACCGGCGAAGCGATGGGCGTCCCTGGGACGCTAAAAGGCCTCGAGACGGCGCGTGAACGCTACGGAAGCCGCTCACGCCAGCGCCTGATCGAGCCAGCGATCAAACTCGCCCGCGACGGGTTTACGGTCGACTGGTTCCTCGCCGAGCAGATCGCCGCCAACACCGAGAAGTTCAACGAGGCAGCCCTGGAGACCTTCAGCGACGAGTCCGGAGCCCTGTATACCACAGGCGACACCATGACCAACTCCGACCTGGCCGAGACGTTCGAGCGCATCAAACGCGACGGCGCCGAGGCCTTCTACGAAGGGGCGATCGGCGAGGACCTCGCCGCCGAAATCCAGCGCCACGCCCGCGAACCCGAGCGCGCCGTCGACGAGGCCGACCTCGCCCAGTATGACGTCACCATCGACGAACCCATCCGCACGAAGTGGTACGACGTCGAACTGGTCGGCCAGCCGCTGCCGAGTTCCGGACCGACCGTCGTCTCGATGATCCTCAAGCTCCTCGAGTTCCTCGAGATCGACACCTACGAACGTCGATCGCCGGAGATGTACCATCTGCTCGCTGAGGCGATCATCGTCGCCTGGGGCGATCGAATGGAACACATGGGCGACCCCGAGTTCGTCGACGTTCCCATCGATAGCTTGCTCTCGGATGCCTACCTCCAGGAGCGCGCGGACCTGATCGAGCTCGGGCAGTCGGTCTTGACAGAGGGCTGTTTCGGGGGTGGTGAGCCACACCGAATCAGTACCGACGGGCAGACGACCCACTTCTCGGTCGTCGACCGATGGGGCAACGCCGTCTCGTACACCTCGACGATCGAGCAGTTCATGGGCTCGGGGAAGATGGTTCCCGGCCGCGGCTTCATGATCAACAACGAACTCACCGACTTCGATCGCACGCCGGGCGGACCAAACGAGCCCGAGCCCTGGAAGCGCCCGATGAGCAGCATGAGTCCGATGATGGTCCTGCGCGACGGCGTCCCGGAGTTCACCGCCGGCTCACCCGGCGGATGGCGGATCATCACCTCGACGATGCAAGCGATCCTCTTCCGGTATGTCTACGGGCTCGAGCCGTTGGCAGCGATCACGGAGCCGAGCATCTACACCCACTACTGTGGAGGGATCAGCTGGGACGCGGGCGTCCCCGAAGAAGCCCGCCAGACCACCGCCGAGTGGGGCCAGGAATGGGATGCAACCCCCAGTACCCTGGGCAACGTCCAGGTGATCGATATCGGGACGGACGCACTGACCGGCGCGGCCGATCCCAATCGCGATGGCCAGGCCGTCGGCCTCGAGCGCGCCGGTGGTCCAGGGCGCCACTGA
- a CDS encoding AAA family ATPase: MSDPNRRPEPSTDPAEPAALYEALSAEMQHVLVGNDETVEHLTIALLIRGHVLLEGVPGVAKTTLANLFARVSGLDHRRIQMTPDILPADITGTHVYHETTGTFELQRGPVFANLVIADEINRATPKTQSALLEAMQERQVTIEGETLELPTPFLVVATQNPIEMEGVFELPEAQRDRFQFKLTVDIPDRAGERELIDRFDADPTLGPDHVEQVIDPAAIDAAREIVADVHVAPAVKAYILDLVAASRDHPDVTYGASPRATLAFLDGAKARAAIHGREYVIPDDVKALAEPILVHRLVLGTDAELSSVDTADVIADLLEEVEPPGAEALDVDVPTASSADSE; encoded by the coding sequence ATGAGCGATCCCAATCGACGACCCGAACCGAGTACCGACCCCGCCGAGCCAGCCGCGCTCTATGAGGCGCTGTCAGCCGAGATGCAACACGTCCTGGTCGGCAACGACGAGACCGTCGAGCACCTCACCATCGCCCTGTTGATCCGCGGGCACGTCCTGCTCGAGGGCGTTCCCGGCGTCGCGAAGACGACGCTTGCGAACCTCTTTGCGCGCGTGAGTGGCCTCGATCACCGGCGTATCCAGATGACCCCCGACATCCTCCCGGCCGACATCACGGGCACCCACGTCTATCACGAGACCACCGGGACGTTCGAGTTGCAACGCGGCCCCGTCTTCGCCAATCTCGTCATCGCCGACGAGATCAACCGGGCAACGCCGAAAACCCAGAGTGCGCTGCTCGAGGCGATGCAAGAACGCCAGGTCACCATCGAGGGCGAGACGCTCGAGTTGCCGACGCCGTTTCTCGTCGTCGCAACGCAGAACCCCATCGAGATGGAGGGCGTCTTCGAACTCCCCGAGGCCCAGCGCGATCGCTTTCAGTTCAAGCTCACCGTCGACATCCCCGACCGGGCGGGCGAGCGCGAACTCATCGATCGCTTCGATGCGGATCCGACGCTCGGCCCGGACCACGTCGAGCAGGTCATCGATCCCGCCGCCATCGACGCCGCCCGAGAGATCGTTGCCGACGTCCACGTCGCCCCCGCGGTCAAAGCGTACATCCTTGATCTCGTCGCCGCCTCGCGCGACCACCCCGACGTGACCTACGGCGCCTCCCCGCGGGCGACGCTCGCGTTCCTCGATGGGGCCAAAGCCCGGGCGGCGATTCACGGCCGCGAGTACGTCATCCCCGATGACGTCAAGGCGCTCGCCGAGCCGATTCTGGTCCATCGCCTCGTTCTGGGGACCGACGCCGAGCTCAGTAGTGTCGACACCGCCGACGTTATTGCGGACCTCCTCGAGGAGGTCGAGCCGCCAGGCGCGGAGGCACTCGACGTCGACGTTCCGACGGCCTCGAGTGCAGATTCTGAGTAA
- a CDS encoding DUF4350 domain-containing protein yields the protein MVRLWSWLRTPDGIDWPRALLVALSVTLVLALGVVASTSAASFGLYNPAWDGTSEFRAHVAADDTVEHDLVRNTQAYTEGEANETVAFVIAPDEPYTDDDAARVQTFVENGGTLVVFENFGEPGNALLADVGAEARVDGRLLRDERYHYRGPPMPIATEVANHTATQGVDQLTLNYATAVGPGNATVLVTTSEYTYLGDEETDLEEVEDLQAYPVVTTENVSNGSVVVVGDPSLTINTMFDQPDNAAFLTNLYAGHDRVLFDISHASDLPPLTAAMVAVRGSPLAQLGVGLVGIGLVAVLVRSDRSTLKRVLTRYRGQRTTATAKALERSPDALSEEEWAERLRHRHPEWDDDRIQRVATAVSRATHDQPDES from the coding sequence GTGGTGAGGCTGTGGTCGTGGCTCCGCACTCCGGATGGCATCGACTGGCCACGAGCCCTGTTGGTGGCGCTCAGCGTGACGCTCGTGCTTGCCCTGGGCGTTGTCGCCTCGACGTCGGCGGCGTCGTTCGGCCTCTATAACCCGGCCTGGGACGGGACGAGTGAGTTTCGAGCCCACGTCGCAGCCGACGACACCGTCGAGCACGACCTCGTCCGCAATACCCAGGCGTACACTGAGGGGGAGGCGAACGAGACGGTCGCGTTCGTGATCGCTCCCGACGAACCCTACACTGACGACGACGCCGCCCGGGTGCAAACGTTCGTCGAGAACGGCGGGACGCTCGTTGTCTTCGAGAACTTCGGGGAGCCAGGGAACGCGTTGCTGGCCGACGTCGGGGCCGAGGCGCGCGTTGATGGGCGCTTGCTCCGAGATGAACGCTACCACTACCGGGGACCACCGATGCCGATCGCCACCGAGGTCGCAAATCACACCGCCACCCAGGGCGTCGACCAGTTGACGCTCAACTACGCGACGGCGGTCGGCCCTGGTAATGCGACCGTCCTGGTCACGACGAGCGAGTACACCTATCTCGGGGACGAGGAGACCGATCTCGAGGAGGTTGAGGATCTTCAGGCGTATCCGGTGGTGACGACCGAGAACGTCAGTAACGGGAGCGTGGTCGTCGTTGGCGATCCAAGTCTGACGATCAACACCATGTTCGACCAGCCCGACAACGCCGCGTTTCTCACGAACCTCTACGCTGGACACGACCGCGTGCTCTTCGATATCTCCCATGCCAGTGACCTCCCGCCGCTGACGGCCGCGATGGTGGCCGTCCGTGGGTCCCCGCTCGCCCAACTCGGCGTCGGGCTCGTTGGGATCGGCCTCGTCGCCGTCCTCGTACGCAGCGATCGCTCGACGCTCAAGCGCGTCCTCACTCGGTATCGCGGCCAGCGCACTACTGCCACCGCCAAAGCCCTCGAGCGCTCGCCGGACGCGCTCAGCGAGGAGGAGTGGGCAGAACGTCTGCGCCACCGCCACCCCGAGTGGGATGATGACCGCATTCAACGGGTCGCGACAGCGGTTTCGCGGGCGACACACGACCAGCCGGACGAATCGTGA
- a CDS encoding DUF1616 domain-containing protein, with the protein MDARRSLWLLLPKQIRHLPADLAAMLVVTVLVNVAVFTPGLRETPLRVPLGLAFVLFVPGYVFIAALFPEAGESPTDSDAATEPGHDSEAQTESPSLGVVDTVRDGIDGIERIALSFGLSIAIVPLIGLVLNFTPWGIRLAPIMVAVTGFVLISTAVGAVRRWQLPAEERFAVPYRAWYQAGRTELLEPETRIDGALNVVLVLSILLAVGSVGFAVLVPPDGERFSAIYLLTEDDDGELVADDYPTELVEGESGELVFGVDNDEHRTVEYTVVVVEQRVETQGNETVVTEQRELSRHHQELAHNDSWHQPYELQPTMVGEDIRVVWLLFPDEAPTEPSMNDTEYTVHLWVDVAEADSGA; encoded by the coding sequence ATGGACGCTCGACGGTCGCTCTGGTTGCTCCTCCCCAAGCAGATTCGTCACCTCCCAGCCGATCTCGCAGCCATGCTCGTCGTGACCGTGTTGGTCAACGTCGCCGTCTTCACCCCTGGGCTGCGAGAGACGCCACTTCGCGTCCCCCTCGGGCTGGCGTTCGTCCTGTTCGTCCCCGGCTATGTGTTTATCGCCGCCCTCTTTCCGGAAGCAGGCGAGTCACCCACCGACTCTGACGCGGCCACCGAGCCCGGGCACGATAGCGAGGCTCAAACCGAAAGTCCGTCACTGGGCGTCGTCGACACCGTCCGAGACGGGATCGACGGCATCGAACGCATCGCCCTCTCGTTTGGGCTCAGCATCGCCATCGTCCCGCTGATCGGCCTCGTCTTGAACTTCACGCCCTGGGGGATCCGGCTAGCGCCGATCATGGTTGCCGTCACCGGGTTCGTTCTCATCTCGACGGCCGTCGGCGCCGTCCGTCGCTGGCAACTCCCCGCCGAAGAGCGCTTTGCCGTCCCGTATCGAGCGTGGTACCAGGCAGGACGCACAGAACTGCTCGAACCCGAGACGCGTATCGACGGCGCCCTGAACGTGGTGCTCGTGCTCTCGATCCTCCTCGCGGTCGGCTCAGTTGGCTTCGCCGTCCTTGTCCCCCCGGATGGCGAGCGCTTCTCGGCGATTTACCTCCTGACCGAGGATGACGACGGCGAGCTCGTCGCCGACGACTACCCTACAGAGCTCGTCGAAGGGGAGTCAGGCGAACTCGTCTTCGGGGTGGATAACGACGAACATCGAACCGTTGAGTACACCGTGGTCGTCGTCGAACAACGCGTCGAAACCCAGGGGAACGAGACGGTCGTCACCGAGCAACGTGAACTCTCCAGACATCACCAGGAACTGGCCCACAACGACTCCTGGCACCAACCCTACGAACTCCAGCCGACGATGGTCGGTGAGGACATCCGCGTCGTCTGGTTGCTCTTTCCCGATGAGGCTCCCACAGAGCCATCGATGAACGATACAGAGTACACTGTTCACCTCTGGGTGGACGTTGCCGAAGCTGACTCCGGGGCGTGA